One genomic segment of Candidatus Latescibacterota bacterium includes these proteins:
- a CDS encoding acetyl-CoA carboxylase biotin carboxylase subunit, whose product MTPPFRKVLVANRGEIALRVMRTLRKLGVESVAVYSDVDRQAPHVFYAEQALPLGGVTSAESYLRIDKLVDAARRAGADAVHPGYGFLSENPDFATALADAGIAFIGPPPAAMAAMGNKLRARALMLEAGVRVIPGSDGAVTDPAEAARLAGEMGYPVMLKAAAGGGGKGMRVVRDPAQLAGALRATREEAGKAFADDAVFVEKYIEKPRHIEIQVMADQHGGCIHLGERECSIQRRHQKVVEESPSPFVTPEMREAMGAMAVQAARAVDYVGAGTVECIVDAARNFYFLEMNTRLQVEHPVTELVTGLDLVEMQLQVAAGERLPLTQEQVSRRGWAMEFRIYAEDPERGFLPSTGKIQRLRLPAGPGLRHDSGIYEKYEVPVYYDPLLSKLVVYGADRTDVIRRARQAFQEYAIAGIKTNIPFHQWLLGQEAFAAGDCDTHFIDERFDPTEIRHDPRVPDVAVLAAVLAAHLHGRRLNFDQAAASDCLPSRWRQTARREAVMRRSQS is encoded by the coding sequence ATGACCCCACCCTTCCGCAAGGTGCTCGTGGCCAACCGTGGCGAGATCGCGCTGCGCGTGATGCGCACGCTGCGCAAGCTGGGCGTGGAGTCGGTGGCCGTCTACAGCGACGTGGACCGCCAGGCCCCCCACGTCTTCTACGCCGAGCAGGCCCTGCCGCTCGGCGGCGTGACCAGCGCCGAGAGCTACCTGCGCATCGACAAGCTGGTGGACGCGGCCCGCCGCGCCGGCGCGGACGCCGTGCACCCCGGCTACGGCTTCCTCTCCGAGAACCCGGACTTCGCCACGGCGCTCGCCGACGCGGGCATCGCCTTCATCGGTCCGCCGCCGGCGGCCATGGCCGCCATGGGCAACAAGCTGCGCGCCCGCGCCCTCATGCTGGAGGCCGGCGTGCGCGTGATCCCCGGCAGCGACGGCGCCGTCACCGACCCGGCCGAGGCCGCGCGCCTGGCCGGCGAGATGGGCTACCCCGTCATGCTCAAGGCCGCGGCCGGCGGCGGCGGCAAGGGCATGCGCGTGGTCCGCGATCCGGCGCAGCTGGCGGGCGCGCTGCGCGCCACGCGCGAGGAGGCGGGCAAGGCCTTCGCCGACGACGCCGTCTTCGTGGAGAAGTACATCGAGAAGCCGCGTCACATCGAGATCCAGGTGATGGCCGACCAGCACGGCGGCTGCATCCACCTGGGCGAGCGCGAGTGCTCGATCCAGCGGCGGCACCAGAAGGTGGTCGAGGAGAGCCCGAGCCCCTTCGTCACGCCGGAGATGCGCGAGGCCATGGGCGCGATGGCCGTGCAGGCCGCGCGCGCCGTGGACTACGTGGGCGCGGGGACGGTGGAGTGCATCGTCGACGCGGCGCGCAACTTCTACTTCCTCGAGATGAACACGCGCCTCCAGGTGGAGCACCCGGTCACCGAGCTGGTCACCGGCCTCGACCTCGTGGAGATGCAGCTTCAGGTGGCGGCCGGCGAACGCCTGCCGCTGACGCAGGAGCAGGTGAGCCGGCGCGGCTGGGCCATGGAGTTCCGCATCTACGCCGAGGACCCCGAGCGCGGCTTCCTGCCCTCCACGGGCAAGATCCAGCGCCTGCGCCTGCCGGCGGGCCCCGGCCTGCGCCACGACAGCGGCATCTACGAGAAGTACGAGGTGCCCGTCTACTACGACCCCCTGCTGAGCAAGCTGGTGGTCTACGGCGCGGACCGCACCGACGTCATCCGCCGCGCGCGCCAGGCCTTCCAGGAGTACGCCATCGCGGGCATCAAGACGAACATCCCCTTCCACCAGTGGCTGCTGGGGCAGGAGGCCTTCGCCGCGGGCGACTGCGACACGCACTTCATCGACGAGCGCTTCGACCCCACCGAGATCCGCCACGACCCGCGGGTGCCCGACGTGGCCGTCCTCGCCGCCGTGCTGGCCGCGCACCTGCACGGCCGCCGCCTCAACTTCGACCAGGCCGCGGCCTCGGACTGCCTGCCCAGCCGCTGGCGGCAGACCGCGCGCCGCGAGGCCGTGATGCGAAGGAGCCAGTCATGA